The genomic stretch TGAAGATATTTCAGCTCCTCTAACTTCGCCCTTAACTAGTATTGGTTTGGACTCTAATCAGCTCAGCGGCCCCATACCCAAATCATTCTTTCAACTGGCAAGAATTGAGCGTATTCAGCTTAACTCGAATAAATTGGTGGGTACTGTGGAACTTAGCCTTCTTTCGGGACTGAAATATCTTGATATGTTGGTCCTTTCTGACAACATGTTATCAGTAATAGATGGAGAAGGCGATTATCAGGTTCCCCCACTGCCAAACATGCATAACTTGTACCTTTCGTTTTGCAACCTTACAAAAATTCCAAGTATCTTGAGGTATCAACATAAGATGAGTGACGTCGACCTTTCAAGAAATAATATAGATGGTGTTATACCATGTTGGATGTGGGAGAATGGGAAGGATAGCGTCCGGTTCAACCTTTCACACAACATATTCACTAGCCTGGAGAAATGTACACCTCTTAATCCTACAATGAGGGGTTTGGGTTACATTGATCTTAGTTCTAATAGACTTGAAGGAAATTTACCAATACCACTCATATCCGGCAGTGCCATATCAGTTTTGCTAGATTACTCCAACAATAGCCTCTCTTCCATTACACCGGCCGAGGATATACATGCCAATATCTCCATCTATCTTAATTTGTCCAAGAATAAACTAAATGGTCATATACCAAATTTAGTTTGTGGTGCAAACTATGAAATGCTTGACTTCTCGCACAACAACCTTACTGGCCCGGTTCCAGCCTGCTTAATACAGCATGGCAATGTGAAAATGTTAAAACTGAGAGGGAACCAATTACATGGGATGTTACCTGAAAATATTGGACAAGGGTGTATGTTTCAGACAATAGATTTGAACAACAACCAAATTGAAGGGAAAGTACCCAGATCGCTCTCTAACTGCAGAAGCTTAGAGGTTCTTGATATAGGTAACAATCAGATTATTGATTCTTTTCCAACTTGGTTGGGAGATATATCCAATCTTCGAATTCTCATCTTGAGATCCAACCAATTCTATGGTTCAATTATTGGAGGTCCTACTGAAAGTGATGCAAAAAGTAAGCACTTCTCAGGTTTGCAGATTATTGATTTGGCCTCAAATAACTTTTCTGGGAGCTTGAATTCAAAATGGTTTGGCAAGTTAGAAACAATGAAGGCCAACTCTAGCGGTGAGGGTAATGCTCTGGCACTTAAGGGGATGCCAGGATATCCTGGGTATTACTACCAGGAAAGCCTCACATTTAAAGGGATTGATTTTACATTTACCAAGATCTTGAGTACTTTTAAGATGATCGACTTCTCAAACAACGCATTTGATGGTCTCATTCCAGAATCAATTGGAAAGCTTATTGCTCTACATGGCCTGAACATGTCACATAACGCCTTCACCGGAGGAATCCCATCAATGCTTGGTGGCTTAGCTCAGCTCGAGTCACTGGACCTGTGCCGGAACAAGCTCTCAGGGGGTATCCCGCAGGAGCTAACCTTCATAACATATCTTGCAGTGCTGAATCTTTCCTACAACGATTTAACTGGAATGATACCACAAGGGCCACAGTTCTCATTGTTCGCCAACAGCTCATTCGAAGGCAACCAAGGACTGTGTGGAAGGCCACTATCCAAACAGTGCAACAATTTAGGTACAGGAACCCTGGACTCATCTGTTTCTTCAAAAGATAGTGTTGGGACCATACTGTTGTTTGTGTTTGTGGGATCCGGGTTTGGAGTCGGCTTTGCGGTGGCAGTTGTGCTATCAGTGGTTTGGCTGGCCAAATGGTGGAACTGCAATTGTTTCATGTTCGGTCGGGGATGATGATGTGGCTTGGGATGTCTCAGTGTGTTGGCGTGTCATATGAGCTTCCATGTGTTAAGAGTTAGTTTCCATCCAATGAACCTACAGTGATCTCATGTAACCCGTGATAAGGGATTAGGTTGTAATGATCGCGAAAAAAAAAAAGGGATTAGGTTGTAACCTTTTCtagaactagcacagtggccctcgcaaatgcgagggcatcaattTTAATGCACCAAAACACTACGTTTTCATGTTATGTGGATATTCTTCCTTACTTATCTATTTCATTAAGAAAAAACACAATACTCATGCATGATAGATTCCTACATATACCTGCAAATTTTAAATTTATTAACCAATTTGAATTCATTTTTTGCTCTAAAGCTTAAATATTTCTCTAATTCATATTGTATGATTAATTGGTTGATTCCGTGTATGTTATATACGTAATCTCAATTTTCTACTAAAATAGTATAGATTTTTACAAAGATCAGGCGAAATACACTTTTGAAGTTTCCATATATAATATATGTTACGTACACTGCGTGCCACCATATCCAGACACTTCTTATGTCTTATCCATGTTGAGGAAAAAACCTTCTACAAACTTTTGATTTCATATGCACCACAATGCATCTCCATAATATGTTCCCTATCAGAAAGATTGTGACGACCTGGAAAATATATACCAATATCTTCCAAAATCCATCTCActcgttatgatctttaatatttAATTAATACTCGTTAGCGTATCAGTTACAATAAACTCTCTTCAGAAACTTACTGTGTTCAGATTTCCTAGCTGATGTTAGAAAATATTAATCCGAGACACTCATTTCAGAATTTTACATTTGCGAAATGGGACTTTGGCATAAGATGTTTATGAAGCGGGTTTCATGATTGACAACACTGCATGGTCAATCAAAATATATGTGGACTAAGCTTAATAAGAGTGTTCTATATTGGTAGCAGATTTTAGGATTTCCAAGATGGTGAGTATGGTATCTTTCTGCAAGATTACTTAAGACATTAAGGGTGATGCATGCTTTGACTTACCAGGCTGTAGAGATTAAGCCGAGGACAATCCATTTTATCAATGTGATATTCAATAAATGATTCAAGTTATTAGCATTTTTAGAATTATGTAGATGATACTTACTGGTTTGGGCCAGTTGCGATTGTGAAGCAAAGAGTTTGCAAGTCCATGAGAAATCTTGGGTGCGAACATAATCTGGTGTTGAAGtggcacacatatatatatagggtagctcttggtcacctcagaCATGCTTGTATGTTATATGATCTCATGATGAAGTGGTTGTTTTTCTCCCAATATATTTATATTCTATGTTGTTACAGTTTATTATTACATTATAATTTGATCATGAAATACAACATTTGGATATTTTTCATGAACTAATTTATCTGATCTtattttttcttcattttcaaTGAAAGGCTTGCAAATACTCAATCCATGTTATGTAGGGACTCTTATAATTTTATGCAAAATTTAATGGTCAGCCGGATAACGGCACTAAGGGGAATTTATGGGTGGCGACAATGGTATGTGCAAGGGCATGCAATGGAGTCCCGATACTTCTGTTGTTTCCTGATAACCCAACGGTGGCGACAGTGAGAACATGAATGTGGGGTTTACCTTTTATTTTTTACAGCGTTAAACGGTGGAGTCTGTTATTCTATCTAGTCATCAGGAGATCGTAGGGGTACGGCGAAATTTAATCTATGCCATATTTAGAAATCTAATGTTAATTGACTATTATAAAGATTAAAGGGTTCTAATTGCCTACTTAGTTTGATTGATTGTCGGATTTTGTGTGTGTGATTTTCTACCTAAAGTTCTTATAATTTGCTACGAAGAGAGTAGACACTAAAACGTGTCTAAAAATATGTCTAAATACATACCTATCCAGATAAAGTtgtgtcaattaatttggaaccgAGCAAGTAAATTGTTACTACCAGACGTTGCATATTAACAATCTCATTAGTGATAAACCTTTTGTGTTGTAAGCCATAAAGTTCAGTTTCAGACTTTGGTTTTTATGATGACTAATGATCTACTCAATTAGCTAAGCATGTAGCAAAACGAAAGGAATTAAATGTGTGTGCATGCATGCGTGTAGTTGATTGACAAAGTAAAGCCTAATAAATTAGCAAAATAATCAGAGAGCACATACTTAGATGATTCGCGGCCGCTGCCGGACTGACCAAGGGACCTGAATATTTTAATCGGTTGGCTTCATATCCATGCACACCACGCGCGGGTATGCAGCAGCCGCTGCTTGCTTTTTCTCGTAGATGCTGATGCTCGCGCGACGCGCTCTACTGGATATTGGCCGGCGGCGGCATCAGTTTTGTAGATCGATCTTCTAGTTAACTCCGCACCCGTATAGAGAACTAAGGCAGCGTCTTTATTCTATTCATGGAAAGATTAACGAAACGGTACTTTCACATAATGGCAAAGGTGGGTAATTTATTTTGACTCGAAGATCAATCGGTTGTGGTTTACTGATGTATAAAATTGACGGACAGATGATTCTgattattgtgggattttctagctaattctctaatttctggttaacccgtaatgcacttttaatatataatagatgttTTGGATCCCAAGTTCAATAAAAAGGTTTGTAACAGTTGTATCATGATGATCGTCACAGCTGTAAACGGCCACGGTAGGGGCTCTTCCTACCTCTGTATAACATGTATGCGGGCCGAGGTAAAGGTCAGGATTTGACGCATAACAATTTACATGGTACCAGAGCTAGCTCAACGGTCTTCCATCCAGAAAGACAAGTCTAGTTCATTGCCTCATCCTCCTCCGTGCCAGCACCCTCCCCTTGGGAGGTGTCTCAGAGAAGCTAACCAAGGAGAATTTCTTCCGTTGGAAAGGGCAGGTTCTCAGCTCAGATATTACCTCGATTGGTTcaacctgcccccccccccccccgctcccACTGCGTGTTATGGCATCGGCGTCCACGTATCGCGCCATGTTATTCCTTGTCGCACAAAACCCAAGGGCGAAGTGCCCCACTGCGAGAGCGATGGCCGCCTGGATCATAGCGCTTTTGCTTCCGTACGCACCCACCACAAAGTCGCCAAATCGTGAAAACACATGGACGGTTAGGATTCGTCGATACCGCTTCGGGTCTGGGGGCAGGATCGTCATCTTCTGTGTACTGCGGGTTTGGCTGAGTTCGTATCAGCCCACGTACAAGCCCGTATGACCCATACCGCTCTGTATTATACACCTACGTGTCCACGCACGGCCACGACGGAACCGCCGAGATATATATTTGTTTCTCCCCTGtcctcttcagcacatccattcaAAGCAACCTCATCCCTAAATTGGGaaaaaaccctaggtcaagaaCAGCACAGCTCGCTCTCGCTCCCGCTCGTCCATGGagagggggaaggggaaggaggggaagggcaaggaggcggcAGTTGAGGATAGCAAGTGGGCTGCACCATCGGCGGCTTTAGCTGCCCCAGATCTGAGCTCCGCTTGGGGCCAGACGGCAAGATTCGGCTCCACGGTGGCTGCCCCGGCGAGGAAGAAGCATCCGTACGAGACCGAGGCGCAGATCCGGCGGCGCAAGAAGAAGAACCAGAAGAACCGGGAGAGGCAGGAGAGAAAGGCGGCGGGGCTCAAGATCAACAGCTCCGACGACGTGCCCACGTTCGACGAATCCGACTCCGACGACGTGCCCACGTTCGACGAATCCGACTCCGACGACAGGTCCGAGGTATATATTTCTCAACCTCTCAACCTTTTTTTGCTTTAGATACCATTTTTTTTGCACATTTGGGGTTGTTGGCAAAGAAAACAGGGCATCATGATCATGGTTTCTCAATCAGGGCCTGAGCGGTTGCCTTCCGCTTCGCTTTTGTCCTAAGTATTCGATTAAGCGAGACAGAAAATCTGGTCGTATTTTGTGCTAGAATCTCCCCTATGTGAGTGTTGGTGTGTTGCCTGTGTTTCTCTGCTCCTTGCTCGACGCATTGATGCTATGTTAATTTGATTAGGTCTTGCTTAGCTGCTTGCTACTCCAGTACTGCTTAGCTGCTTGTTTGTGTTTGTTACATTGTTTGCTTAGCTGCTTGTGTGTATCAGAAAATTGGAGCAAAACCGAGGCTAACCAAAGTATTAATCCTCGTATTCCTCAGAAATGTAGCATTACATGCTTAGGATATAAATTTACAGCATATTATAGGGTTATATGTGCCCATCTTGACTTCATGTTTTATGTTCGTACGATTCTAGCCTGAGCGCTTAAGTGGCGCTTAAGCTCGCTTAAGCAACAATTCATCTAAGCAGTGCCTCACCGCTCGCTTAGCGCCTAGCACTTTTTTGAACCTTGCAATCAGCTCAAGTATGCATTGGAAAAGAAAACAAGTCTTAAGCATGGGAATGGATGTGTAAAATACCTCCTAAACATTGGGCACGACATGCACT from Lolium rigidum isolate FL_2022 chromosome 4, APGP_CSIRO_Lrig_0.1, whole genome shotgun sequence encodes the following:
- the LOC124649825 gene encoding receptor-like protein 7, producing the protein MSSTRLQLHFILLLLAYYCPTYIAANSSNGSTVKCLPDQASSLLQLKHSFHNPNLSSWQHGTDCCHWEGVGCDRASGQVITLDLSYRNLQSTSVLSPVLFNLTSLSSLSLAGNDFNFASLPNFGFEKLTNLLSLDLYHTRMAGQIPIGISHLKNLRTLDLSYNHELYFREPSFQMVVRNLSNLMELYLDGVGIISDGKTWSSSLANSVPRLKYLSLNLCGLSGHIHSSFSRLQSLESITLSQNSISGKVPEFFSNFFSLSTLDLFENDFEGQFPTKIFQLKKLRFIDLFSNIRLSGQLPNFPVENSLEVLDLTGTNFTVSIPKSFVNLKFLTFLGLRMVDVTEDDISLISKLTRLQSLVLFGSGSEKPNFSWIGNLERLMNLELVGYNFSSSIPSWIGNLTGLTILSLEDCGLYGRIPMWMGNLTTLSELHMVGNNLQGEIPKYLLDLPNLEILFLGQNQLSGHLEDISAPLTSPLTSIGLDSNQLSGPIPKSFFQLARIERIQLNSNKLVGTVELSLLSGLKYLDMLVLSDNMLSVIDGEGDYQVPPLPNMHNLYLSFCNLTKIPSILRYQHKMSDVDLSRNNIDGVIPCWMWENGKDSVRFNLSHNIFTSLEKCTPLNPTMRGLGYIDLSSNRLEGNLPIPLISGSAISVLLDYSNNSLSSITPAEDIHANISIYLNLSKNKLNGHIPNLVCGANYEMLDFSHNNLTGPVPACLIQHGNVKMLKLRGNQLHGMLPENIGQGCMFQTIDLNNNQIEGKVPRSLSNCRSLEVLDIGNNQIIDSFPTWLGDISNLRILILRSNQFYGSIIGGPTESDAKSKHFSGLQIIDLASNNFSGSLNSKWFGKLETMKANSSGEGNALALKGMPGYPGYYYQESLTFKGIDFTFTKILSTFKMIDFSNNAFDGLIPESIGKLIALHGLNMSHNAFTGGIPSMLGGLAQLESLDLCRNKLSGGIPQELTFITYLAVLNLSYNDLTGMIPQGPQFSLFANSSFEGNQGLCGRPLSKQCNNLGTGTLDSSVSSKDSVGTILLFVFVGSGFGVGFAVAVVLSVVWLAKWWNCNCFMFGRG